Genomic DNA from Thermobifida alba:
TCCGTTTGAAAAAAAGGTGTCCGCCCGTGGGGAGCAACCCTGTGTCAACCCCTTCGAAAACGGCGGTTTACAGTGTCCCTGAACGGCGTCCTGGCAGGTGACGAATGACTTCCGGGACTTTCTACGTCATTTTTTCAAGAGGATGAGGAATGGTTCACGGGAAATTCTGAATTCCACGCGGCACCCCGGGGCCTGAGGGGCCGCGGAGAAAAGGTTTCTGGACGACCGGAGAACAGGAGAGAAGCGTTATGGCCATCATGGCGACCCGTGAACTGCCCCGCCCCGACGCCCGGACCGTCACGACGGTCCGGGCCCTCTGCGCGGACCTGCTGGACCAGCCGGAGGTACTGGCCGAGCGCTTCTACCACCACCTGTTCCGACTGCTGCCGAGCAGCCGCGACCTGTTCCCGTCCGACATGGGCAGCCAGCACGTCCGGATGGCCCGGGTCCTCGTCGAGGTCGTCCACCACCTGGACGAACCCGACAAAACCTGGGACAACCTGCGTAGACTCGGTGGGTACCACTACGTCCGGTGGGGACTCGGCCCGGAGGAGTACCGCTGCGTCGGCCACGCCCTCATCGAGGCGGCCCGCGACGTCTCCCTGGAGTGGGCGCCCTCGGTGGGCTCGGCGTGGGTCACGGTCTACGAGTGGATCGCCTCGGCCATGCTCGCCGGAGCGGCCGAGGCCGCCCGGGGGCCCGGGCAGCCGCGCACCGGGGACGGAGCCCCCGGCGGCAGGCATGCCGGTCCGCATCCGGGTGAGGAGAGTGGTAAACCTAC
This window encodes:
- a CDS encoding globin domain-containing protein; this translates as MAIMATRELPRPDARTVTTVRALCADLLDQPEVLAERFYHHLFRLLPSSRDLFPSDMGSQHVRMARVLVEVVHHLDEPDKTWDNLRRLGGYHYVRWGLGPEEYRCVGHALIEAARDVSLEWAPSVGSAWVTVYEWIASAMLAGAAEAARGPGQPRTGDGAPGGRHAGPHPGEESGKPTVAS